In Amycolatopsis sp. EV170708-02-1, the following are encoded in one genomic region:
- the iolC gene encoding 5-dehydro-2-deoxygluconokinase encodes MTALEALTVGRVGVDLYPEQSGVPLAGVSTFAKSLGGTATNVAVAAARLGRSTSVLTKVGPDGFGEYVRQALREFGVSPEHVGTSAGLQTPVVFCSLDPPADPPLLFYRSPIAPDLTIDEHDVPWDVVESVPLLWVTGTGVSVEPARGTQRKMLERRGRRSHTVLDLDFRPMFWPDVEAAREEIGWMLDHVTVAVGNRTEAEVAVGTADPDEAATRMLARGVELAVIKKGAEGVLVATAEGRWTVPPQRVEVVCGLGAGDGFGGALIHGLLSGWDPVRIATYANAAGALVASRLACADAMPTADEIEELL; translated from the coding sequence ATGACCGCTCTCGAAGCACTGACCGTCGGCCGGGTCGGGGTGGACCTCTACCCCGAGCAGAGCGGCGTGCCGCTGGCCGGGGTCAGCACCTTCGCCAAGTCGCTCGGCGGCACCGCGACCAACGTCGCGGTCGCCGCCGCGCGGCTCGGCCGCTCGACGTCGGTGCTGACGAAGGTCGGCCCGGACGGCTTCGGCGAGTACGTGCGGCAGGCGTTGCGGGAGTTCGGCGTGTCCCCCGAGCACGTCGGGACCTCGGCCGGGTTGCAGACGCCGGTGGTGTTCTGCTCGCTGGACCCGCCCGCGGATCCGCCGCTGCTGTTCTATCGGTCCCCGATCGCCCCGGATCTGACCATCGACGAGCACGATGTGCCCTGGGACGTCGTGGAATCCGTTCCGCTGCTGTGGGTCACCGGGACCGGCGTCTCCGTCGAACCGGCGCGCGGCACCCAGCGCAAGATGCTCGAACGGCGCGGACGCCGGTCGCATACCGTGCTGGACCTCGACTTCCGGCCGATGTTCTGGCCGGACGTCGAGGCGGCGCGCGAGGAGATCGGCTGGATGCTCGACCACGTCACGGTCGCGGTCGGCAACCGCACCGAGGCGGAGGTCGCCGTCGGCACGGCGGATCCCGACGAGGCCGCGACCCGGATGCTGGCCAGGGGCGTCGAGCTGGCGGTGATCAAGAAGGGTGCGGAGGGTGTGCTGGTGGCCACCGCCGAGGGCCGCTGGACTGTGCCGCCCCAGCGGGTCGAGGTCGTCTGCGGGCTCGGCGCCGGGGACGGTTTCGGCGGCGCGCTGATCCACGGCCTGCTGTCCGGCTGGGATCCGGTGCGCATCGCCACGTACGCGAACGCGGCGGGCGCGCTCGTCGCTTCGCGGCTCGCCTGCGCCGACGCCATGCCCACCGCCGACGAGATCGAGGAGTTGCTGTGA
- the iolB gene encoding 5-deoxy-glucuronate isomerase, whose protein sequence is MSKLHRPLGTLSDERDPVRLTPDSAGWDYSGLRVLSLAAGESRVVRTGEYEAFVLPLAGACTVRVDGQVFELAGRDSVFTRVTDFAYVPRDAEVELSTAAGIEVALPMARCGRRLEPRYGPAEHVPVEVRGAGQATRQVTNFGVPGVWDHADKLNACELITPGGNWSSYPPHKHDEVSECEVVNEEIYYFRIAGRDGVTPSREGFGLHRTYTSDGELDEDVAVRDGDVFLIPRGYHGPCVAAPGYPMYYLNVLAGPADERSMAFCDDPAHGWVRETWNDQELDPRCPVTSHEGRVS, encoded by the coding sequence GTGAGCAAGCTGCACCGTCCACTCGGGACGCTTTCGGACGAGCGGGACCCGGTCCGGCTCACCCCGGATTCGGCGGGCTGGGACTACAGCGGCCTGAGGGTCCTCTCGCTGGCCGCCGGTGAGTCCAGGGTCGTGCGCACCGGCGAGTACGAAGCGTTCGTCCTGCCCTTGGCGGGAGCGTGCACGGTCCGGGTCGACGGGCAGGTCTTCGAGCTGGCGGGCCGGGACTCCGTGTTCACCCGGGTCACGGATTTCGCCTACGTGCCTCGCGACGCCGAAGTCGAGTTGTCGACAGCGGCCGGGATCGAGGTCGCGCTGCCGATGGCCCGCTGCGGCCGCCGTCTCGAACCGCGCTACGGGCCGGCCGAGCACGTGCCGGTGGAGGTACGCGGGGCGGGGCAGGCGACCAGGCAGGTCACCAACTTCGGTGTGCCGGGCGTCTGGGACCACGCGGACAAGCTGAACGCGTGCGAGCTGATCACCCCGGGCGGCAACTGGTCGTCGTACCCGCCGCACAAACACGACGAGGTGTCCGAATGCGAAGTGGTCAACGAGGAGATCTACTACTTCCGCATCGCCGGCCGCGACGGCGTGACCCCGTCCCGCGAAGGGTTCGGCCTGCACCGGACGTACACCTCCGACGGTGAGCTGGACGAGGACGTCGCGGTCCGGGACGGGGACGTCTTCCTGATCCCGCGCGGCTATCACGGTCCTTGCGTCGCCGCGCCGGGTTATCCGATGTATTACCTGAACGTCCTGGCCGGGCCCGCCGACGAGCGGTCGATGGCGTTCTGCGACGACCCCGCGCACGGCTGGGTCCGCGAGACGTGGAACGACCAGGAACTCGACCCCCGCTGCCCGGTCACGAGCCACGAAGGGCGGGTCTCATGA
- the iolD gene encoding 3D-(3,5/4)-trihydroxycyclohexane-1,2-dione acylhydrolase (decyclizing), giving the protein MKLTTAQALVRWLLAQRSETLDGREVPLFPGVFAIFGHGNVLGLGTALEEHRDELPLWRGQTEQGMALAAVGYAKATHRRQVGVVTSSIGPGALNMVTAAGVAHANRLPVLLLPGDTFTSRAPDPVLQQVEHFGDPTATVNDAFRAVSRYFDRITRPEQLLSTLPQVARVLTDPADAGPVTLALPQDVQAETYDFPDALFAPVTHRPQRPRPDRRAITEAAGALRAARKPLLVLGGGVRYSGAGERALAFAERHGIPVAETTAGRTLVPHGHPLHAGPLGVTGSTSANVLAAEADVVLAVGTRLQDFTTASWTVFSPDVRLITLNAARFDAVKHGALAVVADADAGLVDLSAQLENWRVDPLWTERAAAERGRWDAHIDTLRAVSGDVPTYAQVVGVVNDLSEPHDYVMTASGGMPGELIGGWRGSGSISMDVEYGFSCMGYELAGAWGAAMAHTGGLVTTMLGDGSYLMLNSELFSAAFAGHPFVAVVCDNDGYAVIARLQEGQGGKPFNNLLGDCRSAHAAPPRVDFARHAESLGCAVFTASTVDDVRASYAKAREAAVAEKRPAVVVVRTQPDSWTEAGAWWEVGVPEHLSGREEIERGKAAQVRYLTDRV; this is encoded by the coding sequence ATGAAGCTGACCACGGCACAGGCCCTGGTGCGCTGGCTGCTCGCGCAGCGGTCGGAAACCCTGGACGGGCGGGAAGTCCCGTTGTTCCCCGGGGTGTTCGCGATCTTCGGGCACGGCAACGTGCTCGGTCTCGGCACCGCATTGGAAGAGCACCGCGACGAGCTTCCCTTGTGGCGTGGGCAGACCGAGCAGGGCATGGCGCTCGCGGCGGTCGGCTACGCCAAGGCGACGCATCGGCGCCAGGTGGGCGTGGTGACGTCGTCGATCGGGCCGGGCGCGCTGAACATGGTCACCGCGGCCGGGGTCGCGCACGCGAACCGGTTGCCGGTGCTGCTGCTCCCCGGTGACACCTTCACCAGCCGCGCCCCGGATCCCGTGCTGCAGCAGGTGGAGCATTTCGGTGATCCGACGGCCACGGTCAACGACGCCTTCCGCGCGGTGAGCCGCTACTTCGACCGGATCACCCGGCCGGAGCAGCTGCTTTCGACGCTGCCGCAGGTCGCCAGGGTGCTGACCGATCCGGCGGACGCGGGGCCGGTGACGCTGGCGCTCCCCCAGGACGTCCAGGCCGAGACCTACGACTTCCCGGACGCGTTGTTCGCGCCGGTGACCCATCGCCCGCAGCGTCCGCGCCCTGATCGCCGGGCGATCACCGAAGCGGCGGGCGCGCTGCGGGCGGCGCGGAAACCGTTGCTGGTGCTCGGCGGCGGTGTCCGGTATTCCGGCGCGGGCGAGCGGGCGCTGGCCTTCGCCGAACGGCACGGCATCCCGGTCGCCGAAACCACGGCGGGACGCACCCTCGTGCCGCACGGCCATCCCCTGCACGCCGGTCCGCTCGGGGTCACGGGCTCGACCTCGGCGAACGTGCTGGCCGCCGAGGCCGACGTCGTACTGGCCGTCGGCACGCGTTTGCAGGACTTCACCACCGCGTCCTGGACGGTGTTCTCCCCGGACGTCCGGCTGATCACGCTGAACGCCGCCCGGTTCGACGCGGTCAAGCACGGCGCGCTGGCCGTCGTGGCCGACGCCGACGCGGGTCTCGTGGATCTGTCGGCCCAGCTCGAAAACTGGCGGGTCGATCCCTTGTGGACAGAGCGTGCCGCGGCGGAGCGCGGCCGCTGGGACGCGCATATCGACACCCTGCGCGCCGTTTCCGGCGATGTGCCGACGTATGCCCAGGTCGTCGGCGTGGTCAACGATCTCTCCGAGCCGCACGACTACGTGATGACCGCGTCCGGCGGGATGCCGGGCGAACTCATCGGCGGCTGGCGCGGATCGGGCTCGATCAGCATGGACGTCGAGTACGGGTTCTCCTGCATGGGTTACGAGCTCGCGGGGGCCTGGGGTGCGGCGATGGCACACACCGGCGGCCTGGTCACCACGATGCTCGGCGACGGTTCGTACCTGATGCTGAACTCGGAACTGTTCTCGGCCGCCTTCGCCGGGCATCCCTTCGTGGCCGTGGTCTGCGACAACGACGGCTACGCGGTCATCGCGCGGCTGCAGGAGGGACAGGGCGGTAAACCGTTCAACAATCTCCTCGGCGACTGCCGGAGCGCCCACGCCGCGCCCCCTCGGGTCGACTTCGCGCGGCATGCGGAGTCGCTGGGCTGCGCGGTGTTCACCGCGTCCACTGTGGACGATGTGCGCGCGTCCTACGCGAAAGCACGGGAAGCGGCGGTGGCCGAAAAGCGACCGGCGGTGGTCGTGGTGCGGACCCAGCCGGACTCGTGGACCGAAGCCGGCGCCTGGTGGGAAGTCGGCGTTCCGGAGCACCTCTCGGGAAGGGAGGAGATCGAGCGCGGCAAGGCGGCGCAGGTGCGGTACCTGACCGACCGCGTTTAG
- a CDS encoding NAD(P)-dependent oxidoreductase has product MPLSARSRQLMTETVAVLGTGIIGAPVARNLSKAGFAVRAWNRTAAKAEALAEHGVEVAGSAAEAVEGAPVVITVLTDGPAVLEAIRAAAPAAGTIWVQLSTVGDAVDELAAYADEQGLVFVDAPVQGTRQPAEQGQLIVLAAGAAGARETVQPLFDAIGKRTLWVGEDGRTGAASRLKLVLNTWVIALTHGVGEALALAEGLGVDPRHFVDVVTGGPMDNGYFQAKSAAILNDDYTTAFSVDNAEKDARLVLAAAARAGVRMDAVEAGRARFARASEAGHGDEDMAAGYFASFTTNRV; this is encoded by the coding sequence ATTCCACTATCGGCGAGGAGCAGGCAACTCATGACGGAGACCGTCGCGGTGCTCGGCACCGGAATCATCGGCGCCCCGGTCGCGCGCAACCTGAGCAAGGCCGGATTCGCGGTCCGGGCCTGGAACCGCACCGCGGCGAAGGCCGAAGCCCTCGCCGAGCACGGTGTCGAGGTCGCCGGGAGCGCCGCGGAAGCCGTCGAGGGCGCGCCGGTCGTGATCACGGTCCTCACGGACGGCCCGGCGGTGCTGGAGGCGATCCGCGCGGCCGCCCCCGCCGCGGGCACGATCTGGGTGCAGCTCAGCACCGTCGGCGACGCCGTCGACGAGCTGGCCGCGTACGCCGACGAGCAGGGGCTCGTCTTCGTCGACGCGCCGGTGCAGGGCACCCGCCAGCCCGCCGAACAGGGCCAGCTGATCGTGCTGGCGGCGGGCGCGGCCGGCGCGCGTGAGACCGTCCAGCCACTGTTCGACGCGATCGGCAAGCGCACCCTGTGGGTCGGCGAAGACGGCCGCACCGGCGCGGCGAGCAGGCTCAAGCTGGTGCTGAACACCTGGGTGATCGCGCTGACCCACGGTGTCGGCGAGGCGCTGGCGCTGGCCGAAGGGCTCGGTGTCGACCCGCGGCACTTCGTCGACGTCGTCACCGGCGGCCCGATGGACAACGGCTACTTCCAGGCCAAATCCGCCGCGATCCTCAACGACGACTACACCACCGCCTTCTCGGTCGACAACGCCGAGAAGGACGCCCGGCTGGTCCTGGCGGCCGCGGCCCGCGCGGGCGTCCGGATGGACGCCGTCGAAGCCGGGCGAGCCCGCTTCGCACGCGCGTCCGAGGCCGGACACGGCGACGAGGACATGGCGGCCGGCTACTTCGCCAGCTTCACCACCAACCGCGTCTAG
- a CDS encoding TetR/AcrR family transcriptional regulator produces the protein MPRPKGFDPTEVLDAAVGTFWRKGYAATSAQDLVDGTGLGRGSLYNTFSGKQQLFSQALRRYEETSATRVEEMLAAPGTIRARIRRVLMDVVDDELDSSDAHRGCLAVNAALELGGIDDEVTARVRHNFERVENAFHAEFAAAREQGEIGGERDPRALARFTLAAMYGLRVLGKTADRQALTQVVETTIQAL, from the coding sequence ATGCCCCGCCCCAAGGGTTTCGATCCCACCGAGGTGCTCGACGCCGCGGTCGGCACGTTCTGGCGCAAGGGGTACGCCGCCACGTCGGCCCAGGACCTGGTCGACGGCACCGGGCTCGGGCGGGGCAGCCTGTACAACACGTTTTCGGGCAAGCAGCAGCTGTTCAGCCAGGCGCTTCGCCGCTACGAGGAGACGTCCGCCACCCGGGTCGAGGAGATGCTGGCCGCGCCGGGCACCATCCGGGCGCGGATCAGACGGGTCCTCATGGACGTCGTCGACGACGAGCTGGATTCGTCCGACGCGCATCGCGGCTGCTTGGCGGTCAACGCCGCCCTCGAACTCGGCGGCATCGACGACGAGGTCACCGCCCGCGTCCGCCACAACTTCGAGCGCGTGGAGAACGCGTTCCACGCCGAGTTCGCCGCCGCGCGGGAGCAGGGCGAGATCGGCGGCGAGCGGGATCCGAGGGCGTTGGCGAGGTTCACCCTCGCCGCGATGTACGGCCTGCGGGTGCTGGGCAAGACCGCGGACCGGCAGGCGCTCACCCAGGTAGTCGAAACCACCATCCAGGCGTTGTGA
- a CDS encoding arylmalonate decarboxylase produces MPDSLGPRLKVGVVVPSTNTSAQPELDALRPDGVTNHTGRMVIDDDPMVDEPGFEHVMHGIRRSTRPAIRGVVGCDPDCVIIAVSPESHWEGTEAHSRVLHTMREAAGGRPVTMSPDAINAALAAHGVRRIAVITPYLPVGDDPVRRFFADNGYDLLRLHGLGMPSPAMISHVPETVLRDAVKEIDHADVEAIVQVGTNVAMARLAAAAEFWLGKPVLSNNVVLYWHALRQNGVADRVPGFGSLLAEH; encoded by the coding sequence GTGCCCGACTCCCTCGGTCCCCGCCTCAAGGTCGGCGTCGTCGTCCCGTCCACCAACACCTCGGCGCAGCCGGAACTGGACGCGCTGCGCCCCGACGGCGTCACCAACCACACCGGCCGGATGGTGATCGACGACGACCCGATGGTCGACGAACCCGGGTTCGAGCACGTCATGCACGGGATCCGGCGGTCCACACGGCCGGCGATCCGCGGTGTCGTCGGCTGCGATCCCGACTGTGTGATCATCGCGGTCTCCCCGGAAAGTCATTGGGAGGGAACGGAGGCGCACAGCCGCGTCCTTCACACGATGCGGGAGGCCGCGGGCGGCCGTCCGGTGACCATGAGCCCGGACGCGATCAACGCCGCGCTCGCGGCACACGGCGTCCGCCGGATCGCGGTCATCACGCCGTACCTGCCGGTCGGCGATGATCCGGTGCGCCGCTTCTTCGCCGACAACGGCTACGACCTGCTGCGCCTCCACGGCCTCGGCATGCCCAGCCCGGCCATGATCTCCCACGTCCCCGAGACCGTGCTCCGTGACGCGGTCAAGGAGATCGACCATGCCGACGTCGAAGCCATCGTGCAGGTCGGCACCAACGTCGCCATGGCGCGGCTCGCGGCGGCCGCCGAGTTCTGGCTCGGCAAACCGGTCCTCTCGAACAACGTCGTCCTGTACTGGCACGCCCTGCGCCAGAACGGTGTCGCCGATCGCGTACCCGGCTTCGGCTCCCTGCTGGCGGAGCATTGA